One genomic region from Sorangium aterium encodes:
- a CDS encoding non-reducing end alpha-L-arabinofuranosidase family hydrolase, which translates to MSALGCVLAALAGCASDTGDEQPTGGGTGGSENPTTSASSTTGAGASTSTSGTGGSGPGTSTSTSTSSGSDPGTGGDPTGGTGGSGGAPGDGGGGAGAGGSPPVTCDLPTTFKWKSGPPVISPKPPAGRTWASVKDPTIVFHDGKYHVFATVYDTTGNGGWSSMYSNFTDFAQANSAQQQHMANWPTGGTVAPQVFFFRPHNKWYLIFQWNGRYSTNDDINNPNGWSRPQALLKGEPGQMGNTLGALDFWNICDDKNCHLFFSRDDGKLYRSKVSIDKFPAFDGYETVMTAPSQGLLFEASNVYKVDGTNKYLLMVEAFDNSPRFFRSWTSESLDGPWAPLADTKQKPFAGPANVTFEGGDWSDDISHGEMIRSGSDERMTINACNMQFLYQGRDPNAGGAYERLPYKLGLITLEK; encoded by the coding sequence TTGTCTGCCCTCGGCTGTGTGCTCGCCGCGCTCGCCGGTTGCGCCAGCGACACGGGGGACGAGCAGCCCACCGGTGGTGGTACGGGTGGCTCGGAGAACCCGACGACGAGCGCCAGCAGCACGACAGGCGCGGGCGCGAGCACGAGCACAAGCGGCACGGGTGGATCAGGCCCCGGCACGAGCACGAGCACGAGCACGAGCAGCGGAAGCGACCCGGGCACGGGCGGCGACCCGACGGGTGGGACCGGGGGGAGCGGCGGCGCTCCGGGGGACGGCGGCGGCGGCGCGGGCGCGGGCGGCTCGCCGCCCGTGACCTGCGACCTGCCCACCACGTTCAAGTGGAAGTCGGGGCCTCCGGTGATCAGCCCCAAGCCGCCTGCCGGCCGCACCTGGGCATCCGTCAAGGACCCGACGATCGTGTTCCACGACGGCAAGTACCACGTATTTGCCACCGTGTACGACACCACGGGCAACGGGGGGTGGAGCTCCATGTATTCGAACTTCACCGACTTCGCTCAGGCGAACTCCGCGCAGCAGCAGCACATGGCGAACTGGCCCACCGGCGGCACGGTCGCGCCCCAGGTCTTCTTCTTCCGGCCGCACAACAAGTGGTACCTCATCTTCCAGTGGAACGGCCGGTACTCGACCAACGACGACATCAACAACCCCAACGGCTGGAGCCGGCCCCAGGCGCTGCTCAAGGGCGAGCCAGGCCAGATGGGGAACACCCTTGGCGCGCTGGACTTCTGGAACATCTGCGACGACAAGAACTGCCATCTGTTCTTCTCGCGGGACGACGGGAAGCTCTACCGCTCCAAGGTCAGCATCGACAAGTTCCCGGCCTTCGATGGGTACGAGACCGTCATGACGGCTCCCAGCCAGGGGCTCCTGTTCGAGGCCAGCAACGTCTACAAGGTGGATGGCACGAACAAGTACCTGCTCATGGTGGAGGCGTTCGACAACAGCCCTCGCTTCTTCAGGTCGTGGACCTCCGAGAGCCTCGACGGCCCCTGGGCTCCCCTGGCGGACACCAAGCAGAAGCCCTTCGCCGGCCCTGCCAACGTGACGTTCGAAGGCGGGGACTGGAGCGACGACATCAGCCATGGTGAGATGATCCGCTCCGGGAGCGACGAGCGAATGACCATCAACGCGTGCAACATGCAGTTCCTCTACCAGGGCAGGGATCCGAACGCCGGAGGGGCTTACGAAAGATTGCCGTACAAGCTGGGTCTGATCACGCTCGAGAAGTGA
- a CDS encoding fumarylacetoacetate hydrolase family protein, protein MKIIRYLDTNGRARYASEQGDGTALRIEGDLFEHYTVTQERAEVARRLAPIAPTQILGIGLNYRRHAEETKAKLPEHPIVFMKGLNAVQDPGAPIVIPRQLASEEVDYECELAVVIGKACKNVSRARALEHVLGYTCANDVSARDWQLRRGGGQWCRGKTFDTFAPLGPRLVTADEVGDPGALRIATLLNGERVQDWTTGDMIFGVPELIEFLSGSTTLLPGTVILTGTPHGVGMARTPPRWLRPGDRVEIEIEKIGVLENHVVSEGEA, encoded by the coding sequence ATGAAAATCATCCGCTACCTGGACACGAACGGACGCGCCCGCTACGCGAGCGAGCAGGGCGATGGTACGGCCCTGCGCATCGAAGGCGACCTCTTCGAGCACTACACGGTCACACAAGAACGTGCGGAGGTCGCGCGCAGGCTCGCCCCGATCGCTCCCACGCAGATCCTCGGCATCGGCCTGAACTACCGCCGGCACGCCGAAGAGACCAAGGCCAAGCTCCCCGAGCACCCGATCGTCTTCATGAAGGGACTGAACGCCGTCCAGGATCCTGGCGCGCCGATCGTGATTCCGCGTCAGCTGGCGAGCGAGGAGGTCGATTACGAGTGCGAGCTCGCCGTGGTCATCGGCAAAGCGTGCAAGAACGTGAGCCGCGCGCGCGCGCTCGAGCACGTGCTCGGTTACACGTGCGCGAACGACGTGTCGGCTCGCGACTGGCAGCTCCGGCGCGGCGGCGGGCAGTGGTGTCGCGGCAAGACGTTCGACACGTTCGCCCCGCTCGGCCCCCGCCTCGTCACCGCGGACGAGGTCGGAGATCCAGGAGCGCTCCGCATCGCCACCCTCCTGAACGGCGAGCGCGTGCAAGACTGGACGACCGGCGACATGATCTTCGGCGTGCCCGAGCTCATCGAGTTCTTGAGCGGCAGCACGACGCTGCTGCCGGGCACCGTGATCCTCACGGGGACGCCGCATGGTGTCGGCATGGCCCGAACACCGCCGCGCTGGCTGCGCCCGGGAGATCGGGTCGAGATCGAGATCGAGAAGATCGGCGTGCTCGAAAACCACGTCGTCTCCGAAGGGGAAGCGTGA
- a CDS encoding SDR family NAD(P)-dependent oxidoreductase — protein sequence MTPFRLDAKTALVTGAGSGIGRAIAELFAAQGALVWVVDHDETGAETAVRAIRERGGRAEAARADVAAESEMAALGERTGPVDVLVNNAGTGHVGNLLGTAAADLDRLYAVNVRGVFNGTKTWAPAMLERGRGSVITMASVAGLVAVRERLAYTTTKFAVVGLTKALALDHSGTGVRFNCICPGRVETPFVMQRIAAYPDPERAYREMAATQLTGRMVRPDEVAAAALYLASDASEMVTGSCLSIDGGWTAGK from the coding sequence ATGACCCCCTTTCGTCTCGACGCAAAGACTGCGCTCGTGACCGGCGCCGGGTCGGGCATCGGCCGCGCGATCGCCGAGCTGTTCGCGGCGCAAGGGGCTCTCGTCTGGGTGGTCGATCACGACGAGACAGGGGCGGAGACGGCCGTGCGCGCGATCCGCGAGCGCGGCGGGCGTGCGGAGGCGGCCCGGGCCGACGTCGCCGCCGAGTCGGAAATGGCCGCGCTCGGAGAGCGGACCGGACCGGTCGACGTGCTGGTGAACAACGCGGGGACCGGGCACGTCGGGAATTTGCTCGGCACGGCCGCGGCCGATCTCGATCGCCTGTACGCGGTCAACGTGCGCGGAGTATTCAACGGCACCAAGACGTGGGCACCGGCGATGCTCGAGCGCGGCCGCGGCAGCGTGATCACCATGGCGTCGGTGGCCGGGCTCGTGGCGGTGCGCGAGCGGCTCGCCTACACGACGACCAAGTTCGCCGTCGTCGGGCTCACCAAGGCGCTCGCGCTCGACCACTCCGGGACCGGCGTGCGTTTCAACTGCATCTGCCCCGGCCGCGTCGAGACGCCGTTCGTGATGCAGCGCATCGCGGCGTATCCCGATCCCGAGCGCGCGTACCGGGAGATGGCTGCCACGCAGCTGACCGGCCGCATGGTGCGGCCCGACGAGGTCGCCGCTGCCGCGCTCTACCTGGCGAGCGACGCCTCGGAGATGGTGACCGGCAGCTGCCTGTCGATCGACGGCGGCTGGACCGCAGGCAAATGA
- a CDS encoding alpha/beta hydrolase family esterase codes for MLFLACSSETGSPGTGGGGAGQATGGEGGAHTSASAGETTSTGGTSDDASASSGGTTSGGTTGGSTGGGPQAGAGGTGTGGTEPPAGNPSPGCGKSGRPASGTVKVDNDHIYTFPDSYDGNTPLPLLVGFHACGNPIDQFINLTRGSAFETEYVRAVGRSSDGGGCWNYNSDIAKVLRIYDDLMDNYCIDMDRVFATGHSSGAQMIVQILAHKSDAEHMNFRAVAPVAASDYGALQVSMPVMYIQGKNDTVRGGDGASTVARFRSANMCEMSSTPYSEVMGCQSSGKTVNPGCVSYSGCSEPTIWCSHDDPSYSNTSHGVPCFAIKAMYDFFTGMP; via the coding sequence TTGCTGTTCCTCGCTTGCTCGTCCGAGACAGGCTCACCCGGTACGGGAGGTGGCGGAGCCGGTCAGGCCACGGGCGGCGAAGGCGGAGCCCACACGTCTGCGAGCGCCGGGGAGACCACCTCGACAGGGGGAACGAGCGATGACGCCAGCGCCTCCAGCGGTGGCACGACCAGCGGCGGCACGACAGGTGGGTCGACCGGGGGCGGACCGCAGGCCGGGGCCGGCGGCACGGGGACCGGCGGCACGGAACCGCCGGCGGGCAACCCGAGCCCAGGCTGCGGCAAGTCGGGGCGGCCCGCGAGCGGAACGGTGAAGGTCGACAACGATCACATCTACACGTTCCCGGACAGCTACGATGGCAACACCCCTCTCCCCCTCCTGGTGGGGTTCCACGCCTGCGGCAACCCGATCGACCAGTTCATCAACCTCACGCGGGGGTCGGCTTTCGAGACGGAGTACGTGCGCGCCGTGGGGAGGTCGTCGGACGGAGGTGGATGCTGGAACTACAACAGCGACATCGCCAAGGTCCTGCGAATCTACGACGACCTGATGGACAACTACTGCATCGACATGGACCGCGTGTTCGCCACCGGCCACAGCTCCGGCGCACAGATGATCGTGCAGATCTTGGCGCACAAGTCCGATGCCGAGCACATGAACTTCAGGGCGGTCGCGCCCGTCGCGGCCTCCGATTACGGCGCGCTGCAGGTGTCCATGCCCGTGATGTACATCCAGGGCAAGAACGACACCGTCCGCGGGGGAGACGGGGCGAGCACGGTCGCGAGGTTCCGCTCCGCCAACATGTGCGAGATGAGCTCGACGCCGTATTCCGAGGTGATGGGCTGCCAGAGCAGCGGCAAGACGGTGAACCCCGGCTGCGTGTCCTACAGCGGCTGTTCGGAGCCGACGATCTGGTGCTCACACGACGACCCCTCGTACAGCAACACGAGCCACGGCGTGCCGTGTTTTGCCATCAAGGCGATGTACGACTTCTTCACGGGCATGCCGTAA
- a CDS encoding SIMPL domain-containing protein gives MRPIMPTLTQSLTAGLALGLMTCVSSTALAGRPAAKRPAADSLAAEEPEATTENAEKRIITIGGNGEVTRPADSLRTSIGVEAREKTLEAARDKAATRSQAVLAALRGLAIPGLEIRTVDISLSPIHESSLAPVEVTEPRIIGYSASNQLSVALRGASPAELQAAGSKILQAALTSGANDVGGLDFFLSDPTEARRAALAAAVQDAQANAKAVAKAANIRIVELRSISVGQPERFAYAQQMKAEMGGAGAFAVEPGKLRVTATVMVRVAFAPNP, from the coding sequence ATGCGTCCTATTATGCCGACCCTCACGCAAAGCCTCACCGCAGGGCTCGCGCTCGGGCTCATGACATGCGTTTCATCGACCGCGCTCGCCGGGCGCCCCGCCGCCAAGCGCCCCGCAGCGGATAGCCTCGCAGCCGAGGAACCCGAGGCCACGACGGAGAACGCCGAGAAACGGATCATCACGATCGGCGGCAACGGCGAGGTCACGAGGCCTGCGGACTCGTTGCGCACGAGCATCGGCGTCGAGGCCCGCGAAAAGACGCTCGAGGCCGCGCGCGACAAGGCCGCGACCAGGTCGCAGGCCGTGCTCGCCGCCCTGCGCGGCCTCGCCATCCCAGGGCTGGAGATCCGCACGGTCGATATCTCGCTCTCGCCGATCCACGAGTCGAGCCTGGCGCCCGTGGAAGTAACCGAGCCCAGGATCATCGGTTATTCGGCTTCCAACCAGCTCTCCGTCGCGCTGCGGGGCGCGTCGCCGGCCGAGCTGCAGGCCGCAGGCTCGAAGATCCTCCAGGCCGCGCTGACCTCGGGCGCCAACGACGTCGGCGGGCTCGATTTCTTCCTGAGCGACCCCACCGAGGCGCGCCGGGCGGCCCTCGCGGCTGCCGTGCAGGACGCGCAGGCGAACGCCAAGGCGGTGGCCAAGGCGGCGAACATCAGGATCGTCGAGCTGCGGTCGATCTCGGTCGGTCAACCGGAGCGTTTCGCCTATGCGCAGCAGATGAAGGCTGAAATGGGAGGCGCGGGCGCCTTCGCCGTCGAGCCCGGCAAGCTCCGTGTCACCGCCACGGTGATGGTCCGCGTCGCGTTTGCCCCGAACCCGTGA
- a CDS encoding enolase C-terminal domain-like protein, which translates to MVWTGIITDVRVSDVRFPTSLTLDGSDATNRDPDYSAAYVVIETDRRDGVTGHGLAFTIGRGTEVVVAGIHALRHLVVGKPIAAFTSSPGEFWKLLTGDSQIRWLGPDKGVMHLATAAVVNALWDLWAKLEQKPLWKLLSELSPEQIVELVDWRYLSDALTPEEARRSLDRLVPTRDARAAAMLDEGYPAYTTSVGWLGYPDEKIRRACREGIEQGFSRFKLKVGLDLGDDLRRTALVRDMIGPEHTLMIDANQRWGVEQAIEWVRRLAPTRPWWIEEPTSPDDVLGHAAIARALEPLGIGVASGEHCANSVMFKQFMQAGAISFCQIDFCRLAGVNEVVAVLLLAAHFGVPVCPHAGGVGLCEYVPHASLFDYIAVSASLERRCIEFVDHLHEHFVDPCVVRGGRYLAPTAPGTSITMKADSLAAHTFPGGQVWQDLSERS; encoded by the coding sequence ATGGTTTGGACGGGTATCATCACGGATGTCCGCGTGTCGGACGTGCGCTTCCCGACGTCGCTTACGCTCGACGGCTCGGACGCGACCAACCGCGATCCGGATTATTCCGCCGCGTACGTCGTGATCGAGACCGATCGTCGCGACGGTGTCACGGGCCACGGCCTGGCGTTCACCATCGGCCGGGGCACCGAGGTGGTGGTCGCGGGCATTCACGCGCTTCGCCACCTCGTCGTGGGCAAACCGATCGCCGCGTTCACGAGCTCACCGGGTGAATTCTGGAAGCTGCTCACGGGCGACAGCCAGATCCGCTGGCTCGGTCCGGACAAAGGCGTGATGCACCTGGCGACCGCCGCGGTCGTCAACGCGCTCTGGGATCTGTGGGCCAAGCTCGAGCAGAAGCCGCTGTGGAAGCTGCTCTCGGAGCTGAGCCCCGAACAGATCGTCGAGCTCGTCGATTGGCGCTATCTGAGCGACGCGCTCACGCCCGAAGAGGCACGCCGCTCTCTGGATCGGCTCGTCCCGACCCGCGACGCACGCGCGGCCGCGATGCTGGACGAAGGGTATCCCGCCTACACGACCTCCGTGGGCTGGCTCGGCTATCCGGACGAGAAGATCCGGCGCGCGTGCCGCGAAGGTATCGAGCAGGGGTTTTCGCGCTTCAAGCTCAAGGTCGGCCTGGATCTCGGGGACGACCTGCGGCGTACGGCGCTCGTGCGCGACATGATCGGGCCGGAGCACACGCTGATGATCGACGCCAACCAGCGCTGGGGCGTCGAGCAAGCCATCGAGTGGGTGCGGCGGCTCGCCCCGACCCGGCCGTGGTGGATCGAGGAGCCGACGAGCCCGGACGACGTGCTCGGGCATGCCGCGATCGCTCGAGCGCTCGAGCCGCTCGGCATCGGCGTCGCGAGCGGCGAACACTGCGCGAACAGCGTGATGTTCAAGCAGTTCATGCAGGCGGGCGCGATCTCGTTCTGCCAGATCGATTTTTGCCGGCTCGCCGGAGTGAACGAGGTCGTGGCGGTGCTGTTGCTCGCCGCGCACTTCGGCGTGCCGGTCTGTCCGCACGCGGGCGGCGTCGGCTTGTGCGAGTACGTCCCGCACGCGTCGCTGTTCGACTACATCGCCGTGAGCGCGTCGCTCGAACGCCGGTGCATCGAGTTCGTCGATCACCTGCACGAGCACTTCGTCGACCCCTGTGTGGTGCGCGGCGGGCGCTACCTCGCCCCCACGGCGCCAGGCACATCGATCACCATGAAGGCCGACTCGCTCGCGGCGCACACGTTCCCCGGCGGGCAGGTCTGGCAGGACCTCTCGGAGCGCTCATGA
- a CDS encoding LUD domain-containing protein, producing the protein MRCLSRGLPGRHPHRGAARAPPRSSEGGVRPGRGCSSDGGFPLGAAISALGGDPYVVWCTGPSKTADVEGILIQGVHGPGEPIALIVDAW; encoded by the coding sequence GTGCGGTGCCTGTCACGAGGTCTGCCCGGTCGACATCCCCATCGAGGAGCTGCTCGTGCGCCTCCGCGATCGAGCGAAGGCGGCGTTCGGCCCGGGCGCGGGTGCTCCTCCGATGGGGGGTTTCCGCTCGGCGCCGCAATCTCCGCGCTCGGCGGCGACCCCTACGTGGTCTGGTGCACGGGGCCATCCAAGACGGCCGACGTGGAGGGCATCCTGATTCAGGGCGTGCACGGACCGGGCGAGCCAATCGCCCTGATCGTCGATGCCTGGTAG
- a CDS encoding serine/threonine-protein kinase, translating to MRTGELLGGRFRVEALAETGGMGAVYRAFDVTTGRRVAAKVLHDPSPHHLARFAREAELLARLTHPGIVRYVAYSAARESTPFLVMEWLEGEDLSRLLSRRRLTVAEAVELGARVSAALGAAHALGIVHRDLKPANIFLVGGRIEEPKLLDFGVARFPDMAPITGAGVLVGTPDYMAPEQARSGDEVGAPADIFSLGCVLFQCVTGAPPFQADHLVALLARIIFDEPPRLSDRCPGAPPWLDALLSQMLEKDPARRPRDGAAAHAALAAQEVQAGSLPAPASSALTSSERRFHGVAVIGRAPASALDATLSVCDVDADAGALREVAARFEGRLELLADGTAVLIVGRPHVPTDVAAQLARCALALRERVPERPIAITVGWGELGRGLPVGDAIQRAAGLLRSAGGAGAPQILLDKTTAGLLETRFEAAITTSGAVELRGERNAAEPLRPLLGRPTPCVGRDHELRLLEQTFAACAGEPAARAVLVIGAAGMGKSRLLQEHLAALRRAGAPAEIWAGLGDPLRAGSIGGLLAEVIRGAAGIKGGEPIEERRALLRARVARRVPEAERRRIEEFLGELAGVRFPDADSLPLRAARQDPELLGEQMQRALRDFLRAECAAQPVVLALEDVHWADRASVAAIDTALRELSDQPLVVLATARPEIKQAYPDLWAERGRQELCLRQLSPRACAQLTREALGDAADGALVDRLVTQSEGQPFFLEELIRATAEGRGDALPDTVVAMVQVRLEALPPPARRILRAASVLGEVFWRGAVAHLLGGDAASLADHLAALVTGELCVRRREGRFPGEEEYAFRQALLREGAYAQLTEEDRALGHRLAAEWLEAAGEADPLVLAAHCERGGLTARAASLLVRGAELAAARRAYLDAEGCYGRAEALLGALLPAARHARGLARFRLGRHTEALADLAAARDDAAAVSEPGAEIELLLDEAMILDWMGEYREASWRVEAAERLADWVASPLLGARLLLGVGRSLHRADREDDAAAVLSRAAAQAARLGDEGHETHIIARLMLGFILASLGRVDEAARGLDAVILSCEERSDLMHLGAALNNRGLVRALQGDRAGMIADCERTIALGHDLGQPALELIGHFNLAEYLYLMDDLEAAAPHAHAVQAIAPRCGERHAPVAVALLTARLRLYQGDEAGARGIALRLRAAQEEAGGEALKPSEDVLCSMIELATRDDDHAAWAALEERSARCSVGQERIEVLEARALAAFRRGRHVDARSRLERALAAASTIPTVMGNRLRRWHAELTELTELTELTEPDAPDTHPRRR from the coding sequence GTGCGCACGGGGGAGCTCTTGGGGGGGCGCTTCCGGGTCGAAGCGCTCGCGGAGACCGGGGGGATGGGCGCGGTCTACCGCGCCTTTGACGTCACCACCGGAAGGCGGGTCGCCGCCAAGGTGCTGCACGATCCGTCGCCGCACCACCTCGCGCGCTTCGCGCGGGAGGCGGAGCTCCTTGCCCGTCTCACACACCCCGGGATCGTCCGGTACGTCGCCTACAGCGCCGCGCGCGAGAGCACGCCCTTTCTGGTCATGGAGTGGCTGGAGGGAGAGGACCTCTCCCGGCTCCTCTCGCGTCGGCGGCTCACGGTCGCCGAGGCCGTGGAGCTCGGGGCGCGCGTCTCCGCGGCCCTGGGCGCCGCCCACGCGCTCGGGATCGTCCACCGCGATCTCAAGCCGGCGAACATCTTCCTCGTCGGCGGCCGGATCGAGGAGCCCAAGCTCCTCGATTTCGGGGTCGCCCGTTTCCCGGACATGGCGCCGATCACCGGCGCCGGGGTGCTGGTCGGCACGCCCGACTACATGGCCCCGGAGCAGGCGCGCAGCGGCGATGAGGTCGGCGCCCCAGCGGACATCTTCTCGCTCGGCTGCGTGCTCTTCCAGTGCGTCACCGGCGCGCCGCCGTTCCAGGCAGATCACCTCGTCGCCCTCCTCGCCAGGATCATCTTCGACGAACCGCCGCGCTTGTCGGACCGCTGCCCCGGCGCGCCCCCGTGGCTCGACGCGCTGCTCTCGCAGATGCTCGAGAAGGATCCGGCGCGGCGCCCGCGCGACGGGGCCGCGGCCCACGCCGCGCTCGCGGCGCAGGAGGTCCAGGCCGGGTCGCTCCCGGCGCCGGCGAGCTCCGCCCTCACGAGCAGCGAGCGCCGCTTCCACGGCGTCGCGGTGATCGGCCGCGCGCCAGCGTCCGCGCTGGACGCCACCCTCTCGGTCTGCGACGTGGACGCGGACGCCGGCGCGCTCCGGGAGGTCGCCGCCCGCTTCGAGGGGCGCCTGGAGCTGCTCGCCGACGGTACGGCGGTGCTCATCGTCGGCCGCCCGCACGTGCCCACCGACGTCGCCGCGCAGCTCGCGCGCTGCGCGCTGGCGCTGCGGGAGCGCGTCCCCGAGCGCCCGATCGCGATCACGGTCGGCTGGGGCGAGCTCGGGCGCGGCCTGCCGGTCGGCGACGCCATCCAGCGCGCGGCGGGGCTGCTCCGGAGCGCGGGCGGCGCGGGCGCGCCGCAGATCCTCCTCGACAAGACGACCGCCGGGCTGCTCGAGACCCGCTTCGAGGCCGCGATCACCACGTCCGGCGCCGTCGAGCTTCGCGGCGAGCGCAACGCCGCCGAGCCGTTGCGCCCGCTCCTCGGCAGGCCCACGCCCTGCGTCGGCCGCGATCACGAGCTCCGCCTGCTGGAGCAGACGTTCGCCGCCTGCGCCGGCGAGCCCGCCGCCCGGGCGGTGCTCGTCATCGGCGCCGCGGGCATGGGCAAGTCCCGCCTGCTCCAGGAGCACCTCGCGGCGCTCCGGCGCGCCGGCGCGCCCGCGGAGATCTGGGCGGGGCTCGGGGATCCGCTGCGCGCGGGCTCCATCGGCGGCCTGCTCGCGGAGGTGATCCGGGGCGCGGCGGGGATCAAGGGCGGCGAGCCCATCGAGGAGCGGCGCGCGCTCCTCCGGGCCCGCGTCGCCCGCCGCGTGCCCGAGGCGGAGCGGCGCCGGATCGAGGAGTTCCTCGGCGAGCTCGCCGGGGTCCGCTTCCCCGACGCGGACAGCCTCCCGCTCCGCGCCGCCCGGCAGGATCCCGAGCTGCTCGGCGAGCAGATGCAGCGCGCGCTGCGCGATTTTCTGCGCGCCGAGTGCGCGGCCCAGCCGGTGGTGCTCGCGCTGGAGGACGTGCACTGGGCCGATCGCGCCTCGGTCGCGGCCATCGACACGGCGCTGCGCGAGCTCTCGGATCAGCCGCTCGTCGTGCTCGCCACGGCGCGCCCCGAGATCAAGCAGGCCTACCCCGATCTCTGGGCCGAGCGCGGGCGGCAGGAGCTCTGCCTCAGGCAGCTCTCGCCGAGGGCGTGCGCGCAGCTCACGCGGGAGGCGCTGGGCGACGCGGCCGACGGGGCGCTCGTCGATCGCCTGGTCACGCAGTCCGAGGGGCAGCCCTTCTTCCTCGAGGAGCTGATCCGCGCGACGGCGGAGGGCCGGGGCGACGCGCTGCCCGACACCGTCGTGGCGATGGTGCAGGTCCGGCTGGAGGCGCTCCCGCCCCCCGCGCGCCGGATCCTGCGCGCCGCCAGCGTGCTCGGCGAGGTGTTCTGGCGAGGCGCCGTCGCGCACCTGCTCGGCGGCGACGCCGCTTCGCTCGCGGATCACCTCGCGGCGCTCGTCACCGGGGAGCTCTGCGTCCGCCGCCGCGAGGGCCGCTTCCCGGGCGAGGAGGAGTATGCCTTCCGCCAGGCGCTCCTGCGCGAGGGCGCTTATGCGCAGCTCACCGAGGAGGATCGAGCGCTCGGCCACCGCCTCGCCGCCGAGTGGCTCGAGGCCGCGGGCGAGGCCGATCCGCTGGTGCTCGCGGCGCACTGCGAGCGCGGCGGCCTGACCGCCCGGGCGGCGTCGCTGCTCGTCCGAGGCGCCGAGCTCGCGGCCGCGCGCCGGGCGTACCTCGACGCCGAGGGCTGCTACGGGCGCGCCGAGGCGCTGCTCGGCGCGCTGCTCCCTGCGGCGCGCCACGCGCGGGGCCTCGCTCGCTTCCGGCTCGGGCGCCACACGGAGGCCCTCGCCGATCTCGCCGCGGCGCGCGACGACGCGGCCGCGGTGTCGGAGCCGGGGGCGGAGATCGAGCTCCTCCTCGATGAGGCCATGATCCTCGACTGGATGGGCGAGTACCGGGAGGCAAGCTGGCGGGTCGAGGCCGCCGAGCGCCTCGCCGACTGGGTGGCCTCACCCCTGCTCGGCGCGCGCCTGCTCCTCGGCGTGGGCCGCTCGCTCCACCGCGCCGACCGCGAGGACGACGCCGCCGCGGTGCTGTCGCGCGCCGCGGCGCAAGCTGCGCGGCTCGGGGACGAGGGCCACGAGACGCACATCATCGCCCGGCTGATGCTCGGCTTCATCCTGGCCAGCCTCGGCCGGGTCGACGAGGCGGCGCGGGGCCTCGACGCGGTGATCCTCAGCTGCGAGGAGCGCAGCGATCTCATGCACCTCGGCGCAGCGCTGAACAACCGCGGGCTCGTGCGCGCCCTCCAGGGCGACCGCGCCGGGATGATCGCCGATTGCGAGCGCACCATCGCGCTCGGGCACGACCTCGGCCAGCCAGCGCTCGAGCTCATCGGCCACTTCAACCTCGCCGAGTACCTGTATCTGATGGATGATCTCGAGGCTGCGGCGCCGCATGCGCATGCCGTCCAGGCGATAGCGCCGCGCTGCGGCGAGCGCCACGCGCCGGTCGCCGTGGCGCTGCTGACCGCGCGCCTGCGGCTCTACCAGGGCGACGAGGCGGGCGCTCGCGGGATCGCCCTGCGGCTCCGAGCGGCGCAGGAGGAAGCCGGCGGCGAGGCGCTGAAGCCTTCGGAAGACGTGCTCTGCTCGATGATCGAGCTCGCGACCCGCGACGACGACCACGCCGCGTGGGCCGCGCTCGAGGAGCGCTCCGCGCGCTGCTCTGTAGGGCAGGAGCGGATCGAGGTGCTCGAGGCGCGGGCCCTCGCCGCCTTCCGCCGCGGCCGGCACGTCGATGCCCGGTCTCGGCTCGAACGCGCCCTCGCTGCCGCCTCCACCATTCCGACCGTCATGGGCAATCGCCTCCGTCGCTGGCACGCGGAGCTGACGGAGCTGACAGAGCTGACAGAGCTGACAGAACCGGACGCCCCGGACACCCACCCTCGCCGCCGCTGA